TCAGGGCATTGAAGTCCCAGACTACGCCGACTTCCACTTCACCCTTCTCGATATTGGCCACCACCGGGTTGGTGAAGGACAGGCGGCCCTGCTTGGCCAGCTTGGCGAAGAAGTCCAGCGCCGGCTGGATGTTCTTCTCGTCGCCACCGTTGGCATAGGCCGCCGCCAGGACGCCACTCACTGCCTGGGAAGAGGCGCTGACGTCACCGATGGTGACCTTGTACTTGCCCTTGAGCAGGTCGGCCCAGGAGTGCGGCACGTCCTTGACCGTCTGCTTGTTGACGATGAAGGCGATGGTGCCGGTGTAGGCCAGTGCCCAGTAGCCGTCCTTGTCCTTGGCCCAGGCCGGTACCTGGTCCCAGGTAGTGGGTTTGTAGGGCTGGACCACGCCCTTCTGCACGGCGACGGGGCCGAAGGAGGCGCCCACGTCACCGATATCGGCAGAGGCGTTCTCGCCTTCGGCGGCGAACTTGGCGATCTCCTGGGCCGAGCTCATGTCGGTATCCTGGTGCTTGAGCCCGTACTTCTGCTCGAGATCGCGCCAGGTGGCTTTCCAGTTCGCCCAGGAGTCGGGCATGCCGACGCTGTTCACTTGGCCTTCCTTGCGGGCGGCGGCTTCGAGGGCTTTGAGGTCGACGGTATCGGCGAAGGCGGTACCGGCCTGTACCGCAATCGCAGTGGCCAACAAGGAAGCAAGTAGACGGGTCATACGAGGGCTCCAGGGTCGATGGCTGGTCTAGGTCAATAAGACACGGGCCAATCTAGGAGCTGGGTATGACGTTTTAATGGCAATCCGCCCTGTTCCAGCGCTGGCACGGGCACTGCAGTCGTCACCAAGCGGTCATCTGACCGTCTTAGTCTCCAACCAAACCCTAGTCGAGGCGCTCCGGGTGCCCCCATTGGCAACTGGTCTAGTCCAAACGAGTACGTCGGGTGCCGGTGCCATCCGCCAGGCGCTGCAGGAACAGATCGCCCATGGGCTGCTGCCGGCCATGGGCAAGTTGCCGTCCGAGCGGCAGCTGAGCGAATTGTTCGCCACCACCCGTATCACCCTGCGTGAAGCCCTGCTGCAGCTGGAAGCCCTGGGTCTGATCTATCGCGAGGAGCGCCGCGGCTGGTTCGTCGCGCCGCCGCGCCTGACCTACAACCCACTGGCGCGGACCCACTTTCATGCCATGGTGGAAGCCCAGGGCCGCCGACCGGCGACCGAAGTGCTGGCGGCGCGGCAGATGTTGGCTTCAGCCGAGATCTGCCGCGTGCTGGAGTTACCGGCACTTTCCAGTGTTTATCAGATCAGGCGCGTGCGCCGGATCGATGGCCGCCTGGTGCTCTATGTCGAGCACTACCTCAATGCGACCTATTTTCCCGGTCTGCTGGAGCATGACCTGCAGCGCTCCCTTACCGAGCTGTATCGCGACCGCTATGAGATCCGCTACGGCGAGGTGCGCTTCGAGATCCTGCCCACGGCGCTGTTGCCGGAGGCGGCCCAGGCCCTGCGGGTAGCGCAGGGCAGTCCCGCCCTGCACATCACCCGCATCAACCATGACCAGCAGGGCCGGCTGATCGACTGCGACCTGGAATTCTGGCGGCATGACGCCATCCAAGTCAGGGTTGAGGTGCCTGACTAGTCGGGGCTCAGAGCGGCAGCTCCGAGCTGGCGTAGAAGGCCGTTAACACCTTGATCAGATAGCCCAGGTCACGACTGCCGGCCAGTTCGCGGATGGAGTGCATGGCGAAGGTGGGCAGACCGATGTCCACGGTGCGCACGCCCAACTGCCCGGCGGTGATGGGGCCGATGGTGGAGCCGCAACCCATGTCGCTGCGCACCACGAAGCTCTGCACCGGTACCCCTTCGCGCTGGCAAAGATCGCGGAAGAAGGCCGCGGTCTCGCTGCTGGTGGCATAGCGCTGGTTGGCATTCACCTTGATGACCGGTCCGGCGTTCAGTTTCGGGCCGTGGTTGCCATCGTGCTTGTCGGCGTAGTTAGGGTGCACGCCATGGGCGTTGTCGGCCGATATCAGCAGCGAGCGCTGCAGCGTGCGGGTAAAGGCATCCCCTGCGGGCAGCAGGCGCTGCAGCACCTGTTCGAGGAAGGGACCGTCGGCGCCGCAGCAGGAGGTGGAGCCCACTTCCTCGTGATCAGTGCAGACCAGCACGGCGTTTTCGTCACCCTCGCTTGCCAGCAGGGCTTCCAGGCCGGCATAGCAGGACAGCAGGTTGTCCAGGCGCGCGGCGGCGATGAAGTCGTCTTCCAGGCCGACCAGGGCAGCCGGCTGGACGTCATAGAAGCTCAGTTCGAAATCCAGTACCTCGGCGTCGCCGATGCCGTGTTCCTGTTGCAGGCGGGTGGCCAGCAGGGCGCGGAAGTCGCGCCGCTCGCCGGCAGGCACCTGGGCCAGGATCGGTGGCAATTCGTTCTGGGCATTGATGGCCCAGCCCTGGTTGGCTTCGCGATTGAGGTGGATCGCCAGGTTGGGAATGATCGCCAGCGGTTTGCGGAAATCGACCAGGCGGCTCTGTACGCGCCCCTCGGTGCGGAAGGTTACCCGTCCCGCCAGCGAGAGGTCACGATCGAACCAGGGAGCCATGAGCATACCGCCGTAGACCTCGACGCCGAGCTGCCAGAAGCCCTGCCGATGGAGTTCCGGCTGCGGTTTGACCTTGAGGCAGGGACTGTCTGTGTGGGCGCCGACCAGGCGCAGGCCGCGCTCCAGCGGCTGGCCGCCCAGGCGCACGGCGATCAGCGAGGAATCGTTGCGGGTGATGTAGTAGCGGCCGCCGGGCTGCACGGACCAGGTCTCACGCTCATCCAGCCGCTGGTAGCCAGCCGCGTCGAGGCGACGGGCGAGGCTGGCAGTGGCGTGGAAGGGGGTAGGGGAGCTGGAGAGGAAATCGACGAGGCCTTGGATCTGATTGGTACTCATGAATGACTCCGGACGACGAGGCGCCCAGTCTAGGTTCTAAGGCCCGGATGAGTCGAGCACAGCGCCTTTGCTGCTCAGCGCCGACGCAGCACCAGGTGATGGATATGCCAGTGCTTGGGCTGGCCGACGGGGGTGTGGCCATCCTCTTCTTCTTCCCGATGATGCAGGACGTCCCATCCCTCGAGCAGCCGCTGCAGCCCGACCTCGCTCACTACCGTCACGCCTTTGCGGGCCCAGCTATCCCGCTCGCCGAACAGTTGGCCGCAGAAGAGCCCACCCGAACGGGTTGCCGAGGTGATCCGTGCCCAAAGCTCGGCGAAGCGGGCCGGCTCGCAGAAGGGCAGGGCGAAGCTGGAATTGACGAGGTCGTAGCGCTCCAGTTCCAGCGTCTCGAAGGATGCCTGGCGCGTATCCAGCCGATCGCTCAGGGCGTTCGGCACCCGCTGGCGCAATTCGCTGAGCGCTGCGGCTTCGGCATCCACCGCCAGCACCTGCCAGCCGCGCTCCAACAGCACCAGGGTATCGCGGCCGGTGCCACAACCCAGGTCCAGTGCCCTCGCCGGCGGCTCCGACCAGAGCGCCAATCCCTGCAGCAGGGTAGCGCGCGGAGCGCCGCCCGCCGTGGCGGCGTAGTAGGACGTCCAATTCGACAAGGCACGCTCCTCGAAGGTAGGTTCCGTCAGTATGCCAGCGCCGCTGGGCGTCAGAAGGGCGCGGGGCTCTCGAATCTCAGCCGCTCGCCCGAGGTGGGATGGGTAAGTACCAGCAGGCTGGCGTGCAGGCACAACCGCGAATGAGCGGCCAACGCTTCGGGGTGGGCATAGAGCTGATCGCCCAGCAGCGGATGGCCGATGCTCAGCATATGGACCCGCAACTGGTGGGAACGGCCGGTGATGGGCGTGAGCCCCACCCGGCTGTAATGACCATGACGTTCCAGCACTTGCCAGAAGGTCAGGGCATGGCGGCCCAGTTCGTGATCCACCACATGACGCGGTTTGGTCGGCGGATCGTAGCGCAGCGGCAGCTCGATCCGGCCGCTGTTGGCTTCCGGCTCGCCCCAGCACAGGGCGATGTAGGCCTTTTCCGTCTCCCGGTCATGGAATTGCCGCGACAGCTCGCGATGGCTATCGGCATCCCGCGCCAGCACTATGACCCCGGAGGTCTCCCAGTCCAGGCGGTGGACGATGCGCGCCTCGGGATAGCCGTTTTCCTGCAGGCGGGTCACCAGGCAGTCGCGGTTGTCTTCGGCGCGACCGGGGACGGAGAGCAGCAGGGTGGGTTTGTCGACTACCAGCAGGGCGTCGTCCTGATGGAGGATACGAATGTTGGAAAGAGGCATGGGATTCCTAAACGCCAACGGCGGCCCTGGGGCCGCCGTTGTCCTGCACCTTGCGCCTCAGCGGTCGGGCAGGGTGATGTTGAGTTCCAGGATGGAGCAACTGCCCTGGTTCTCCAGTTCCACCTGGATCTGGTCCTGCTCGATGGGCACGTACTTGCGGATCACCTCCAGCAAGTCCTTCTGCAACTGCGGAAGGTAATCCGGTTGGGCATGACGACCGCGCTCGTGGGCGACGATGATCTGTAGCCGTTCCTTGGCTATCGAAGCGCTGTTCTGCTTCTTCCGATCGCGAAAGAAGTCGAAGATGCTCATTCGCCACCACCCCCGAACAGACGTTGCAGGAAGCCTTTCTTCTTCACGTCGAGGAAGCGGTAGGCCACTTCCTTGCCGAGCAGTCGCTCCACGGTATCACTGTACGCCTGGCCGGCATCGCTCTGTTCGTCGAGAATCACCGGAATACCCTGGTTCGAGGCCTTGAGCACGGCCTGGGATTCCGGGATCACGCCGAGCAGGCGGATGGACAGGATCTCTTCCACGTCTTCGACGCCGAGCATTTCGCCCTTGGTGACGCGCTCCGGGTTGTAGCGGGTCAGCAGCAGGTGCTCCTTGATGGCTTCCTCGCCTTTCTCAGCGCGGCGGGACTTGCTGGCCAGCAAGCCGAGCATGCGGTCGGAGTCACGTACCGAGGAGACCTCGGGGTTGGTGACGACGATGGCTTCGTCGGCGAAATACATCGCCAGGTGGGCACCCTTCTCGATGCCGGCGGGGGAGTCGCAGACGATGAAATCGAAGGTCTGCTTGAGTTCGTTGATCACGCGCTCGACGCCGTCCTGGGTCAGGGCGTCCTTGTCGCGGGTCTGGCTGGCGGCCAGCACGAAGAGGTTCTCGAGACGCTTGTCCTTGATCAGGGCCTGGGTCAGGGTCGCCTCGTTGTTGATCACGTTGACGAAGTCGTACACCACCCGGCGCTCGCAACCCATGATCAGGTCGAGGTTACGCAGGCCGACGTCGAAGTCGACGATGACGGTCTTGTGCCCACGCAGGGCGAGGCCGGTGCCGATGGCAGCGCTGCTGGTGGTCTTGCCGACGCCGCCTTTGCCGGAGGTGACTACGAGTACTTTGGCCAAACTGATTCACCTTGATCGAAAGTAATAACTGAAACGACTCGACGCCCTCGGTGACGAGATTGCAGGCGTGTTCGCGCTTCGTTCGAGCGTTGGCGGCACGGCCGCCAATTGCGAAAAATTCGCGGAAGTATCCGTTAAAGGCGGGTGATGTTCAACACATCTCCCACCAAACTGACCTGTACGGGATTGCCCCATTGTGGATGGCGTCGCAGGTCTTCGGCGACCTTGTACTGGCCAGCGATGGAGAGCAGTTCCGCGGTCAACTGCTGGCAGAAGATCCGCGCTTTGGTATCACCTTTGACGCCCGCCAGGGCGCGGCCACGCATGGGGCCGTAGACGTGGATGTTGCCATCGGCGAGCAATTCGGCGCCGGGGCTGACCGGTGCCAGTACCACCAGGTCGCCCGCTGGCGCATAGAGCTGCACGCCGCCACGCACGGGCGCGGTGATGATCTTGGTCGGGTTGACCGTTGGCGCGGCGGGCTTGGGCGGCTCCACCGGCTTGGCCGGCTCGCGGTCACGGGCTTCGATCTGACGCTCGCGCCCGCCGGAGCTGGGCGGCAGGATCGGCAGGTCGTAGTCATTGGCCGCGGCCAGGTCCTCGCTGCGGCTGGCGCGCAGGGCGAGGGTGCGCAGGCCGTGGCGGCGGCAGAGGTCGAGCAGGGCGCCGAGGTCGAGTTGGCCGGCGTCCTCGCCCAGTTTGTCCAGGGCCAGGACCAGTGGGGTTTCCTGGAAGAAGTTGGGCGCCTGGGCAACCTTCTGTGCCAGTTGCCGGTCCAGGCGACCCAGGTCGTTGCGGAGAAGCTCCAGGACGGTCACGGCGAGCATATTGCCCTTGAGCTGGAAGACGGAGTCGCTTTCGGAGGGATCGGCTGCGGTCATGGTGGGTACTTGTGCTTGGATGGCGGGACTTATAGCGGGATGCCCGGCGTGTCGCAACCCTCGCCGGGTGATCCGGGTCTCGACTGTGAAGGCTACGGGAAATCTGTGCGAGGCCTGTAGAATGGCGCGACTTTTTCATGCAGGAGTTCCGATGGAGCGGCCGTCTTTCCGCCTCGCCTTTCTCAATCCACGTTACTGGCCGCTCTGGCTGGGGCTGGGCCTGCTCTGGCTGCTGGTGCAACTACCCTATGGTGTGCTGCTGCGTATCGCCGAGGGCCTCGGCTGGGTGTTCTATCAAGTGGCTGGTCAGCGCCGAGCCATTGCCCGTCGCAACCTCGAACTGTGTTTTCCCCAATTGGACGAGCGGGCTCGTGAGCTCCTGCTCAGGCGCAATTTCGCCAGCAGTGCCATGGCACTGCTGGAAATGGCCATGAGCTGGTGGTGGCCGCGCCAGCGGCTTGCCCGGCTGGCGCACATCGAAGGCTTGGAGCACCTGCAGGCCGCCCGGCGCGACGGGCAGGGCGTGATTCTCATGGCGCTGCATTTCACTACCCTGGAAATCGGCGCCGCGCTGCTCGGCCAGCGGCACACCATCGATGGCATGTACCGCCAGCACAAGAATCCGGTCTTCGATTTCATCCAGCGCCAGGGACGCGAGCGGCACAACCAGGATGCCACCGCCATCGAACGCGAGGATGTGCGCGCCATGCTCAAGGTGCTGCGCGCCGGACGGGCCATCTGGTACGCGCCGGATCAGGACTACGGCGCCAAGCAGAGTCTGTTCGTTCCGCTGTTCGGTATTCCGGCCGCGACGGTGACCGCGACGACCAAGTTCGCCCGGCTGGGACGGGCACGGGTATTGCCCTTCACCCAGGAGCGCCTGGCCGATGGCTCCGGCTACCGGCTAATCATTCATCCGCCGTTGGCCGATTTCCCCGGCGAAAGCGAGGAGGCCGACTGCCGGCGTATCAATCAATGGGTGGAGCACTGCGTCAGCGAGTTGCCGGAGCAATACCTCTGGGCACATCGTCGCTTCAAGACGCGGCCGCCGGGAGAGCCCAAGCTGTATCCGGAGAAGAAGCGCTAGATGAGCGAATCGCCCGAGCAGCGTACCGGACTCATCCTGGCGGGCGGTGGCGCCCGGGCGGCCTATCAGGTCGGGGTACTGCAAGCCGTGGCAGCGACTCTGGGCCAGCGGGCGGACAATCCCTTTCCCATCCTGGTCGGGACCTCGGCGGGCGCGCTCAATGCGGCGGTGCTCGCCTGTGGTGCTATGGATTTCAGCCGTGCGGTCGAGCGACTGGCGGCGGTGTGGTCTGGTCTCGAAACCGGGATGATCTATCGCAGCGACTGGCTCGGCGCGACCCGTCAAGCCGGTCGTTTCGGCTTGCAGACGCTGTTCGGCGCCTGGCGCCAGGAGCCGCTGGCACTGCTGGACAACGCTCCGCTTAGGGCGCTGCTGACCCGCGAGTTGGACTTCTCCGGTATCACCGCCGCGTTGCGCGCCCGTGCGCTGCGGGCGGTGGCGGTCACGGCCTTCGGTTATGCCTCCGGCCAGGCGATGACCTTCTATCAAAGCCATGGCGTACTCGACCCCTGGTTTCGCCATCGGCGGGTTGGCGTGCCAGCACGGCTGGCGGTCGACCACCTGATGGCCAGCACGGCCATTCCGCTGTTCTTCCCGCCGGTAAAGGTGGAGCGGGAGTTTCTCGGCGACGGCTCGGTGCGGCAGACGGCGCCCATCAGCCCAGCGCTGCACCTGGGGGCGGATCGTGTGTTGGTGATAGGGCTGGGTGCCCCAGGGGGCAATGAACATGCCTTGCTGGGGCGACCGCCCAGCGTCGCCCAGATCGGCGGTCATCTGCTCAACAGCACCTTCGTCGATGCGCTGGACAGCGATACCGAAACACTACGGCGGCTCAATCTGCTGAGCGCCGCCCTGCCGGCGGGCGATCCGGTCAACGGTAGGCTGTGTCGCCCGGTCGAGATGCTGGTCATCTCGCCGAGCCAGCCGCTGGCGGACATAGCTACAAGGCACCGCAAGCGCTTGCCGCCAGCTCTGCGGCAATTGTTGCGGGGCGTCGGCGTCAACCGACCTTCGGGTAGTGCCCTGCTCAGCTATCTGCTGTTCGAGTCCGCGTATTGCCAGGAGCTAATGGCCCTTGGGCGAGCCGATGCGCAACTCCGGCTGGCGGAGTTGCGCACCTTTCTCAGGTTGTCCTGAGATCTCAAGGTGTCTTGAGGTTCATTCGGCGATCTGCAACTCGCGCGCCTTGGTATAGAAGTAACGCAGCTTCTCGTACTCGAAAGGCGAGTCGAATTGGCCGTAGCGGAACGGATTCACGTACCTGAGGTTGACGGCGCGCAGCAGGATGATCTCCGGATGGCGACCGCTTTCCTGGCTGACGTTGAGGAAGTTGATCTGGCTCTCGGCGGTGAAGTCGAAGGCCAGGCCCGTGGTGTCGCGCAGGTTGGACGGACCGAGCACCGGCAGCATCAGGTAGGGACCGGCGCCGACACCATAGAAGCCGAGGGTTTCGCCGAAATCCTCGGGCTGCCGCATCAGACCCATGCGGGTAGCCGGGTCCCACAGGCCGAAGACGCCGAGGGTGGTGTTGATCAGCAGGCGGCCGGAGGTGTCCAGGGCGCGTCGGCCCTTGAACTGCAGCAGGCTGTTGACCAGGTTGGTCACGTCGCCCAGGTTGGCGAAGAAGTTGCTCACGCCGGAGCGGACGAAGCCCGGGGTGATGTAGCGATAGCCGTTGACTACCGGCAACAGGACCCATTGGTCCAGCCGGTAGTTGAAGTGATAGACGCGCCGGTTCCAGGGCTCCAGCGGGTCGTAGACGTCCAGTGCCTCGAGAGAGGCGCGCTCGAATTCGCGCTGATCGAGACCTGGGTTGTACTTCAGCGTCGACAGCGGATTGGTGAAGCCATCCGCGCCTACCGGGGCCGGCGGCATGGTGGTGGAGGATTGGGTCAGCGAGGAAGACGCGGCGTTCGGCTCGGCAGCGAAGGCAGAGGCACTGGCCAGCAGCAGCAGGGCGAGAAGGGATCTAACCACGGGCGAAGAACTCCAGCATGGCGTTCGCATTGACGCGGTAGTTGATGTTGCCGCAGTGACCGCCGTAGGGGTAGACGGTCAGGCGGTCACCGAAGGTCTTGCGCAGGAAACCGAGGTCGCCGGGGCCGAGGATGATGTCGTCGGCGTTGTGCATGACACCGATCTTCTTGCTGGTGCGTAGGTAGTCTTCCAGGGCGGGCAGGCTGGACTGGTAGGCCAGTTGGCTGACCGCATGGCCCTTGAAGGCCTTCTGCCAGAAGGGCAAGACCTGCTCGGTCATGTAGCAGTCGAAGTCGCACTGCAGTGAGCGGGCCAGGAAGGGCGTCAGGCTGGTGCCTTCGGTGATGGGGTAGTTCGGGGGAGTGATCAGGCCGCGACGGTTGATCAGATCCGCGGTGAAGGAGATATCGGCTGCCGAGAAGCGGAAGACCGAGCCGATCAGCATGGCCATCTCCTCGTTGCTCAGACGCTCCGGGGAGTCCTGGAGATCCTGGACCACGGCATCATTGAAATCGACATAGCCCTTCTCGCGGAAGTAGCGCGTCAGCTTGGCCAGGATCAGCTCGTAGAAGGTGCGGGTGTTGGTCACTCCCTTCACTTCGGTCTGTACCAGGCGGTCGAGGTTACGCACCGAGGTCAGCAGGTTGACCGGCGGATTGACCATCAGCACCCGCTTGAAGTTGAAGCTGCGCATGCTTTCGTCGAGCTGGGCGACGAAGGCGGCATCCAGGCCGCCGAGGCTGTAACCGGTGAGGAAGTATTCGGTCACCGGCAGCTTGGGATGCTGGGCGCGGATCGCCTGCATGGCCCGGTAGAGATCCTCGGCGTCCTGCGGCGTGTAGCCCGGAGTGGCGGTACGCGAAGCGGAGGCCATGAAGTCCCAGCTGGTCGGCGAGGACACCTGCACCACATGGTAACCGGCGGAGTAGTAGAGCCGCTTGAGGTAGTCCACCGTACTGGCGGCGTAATTGGCTCCGGTACCGGCGATGATGAAGATCAGCGGCGCCGGGTGCGACTGGCGGGCCAGGATGTAATGGAATTTCTTCACCGGCCAGAAGTTGTCCGGCAACTGGTACTGACGCTCGGGGCGCAGATTGATGGTGTATTCGTCCTGGTCGATGCTGCTGTTCTTGGGCAGCTCCGGACGCAGGGCTTCGGGCGTGGTGGTGATGGTCGCTTCGAAGGGATTGATCAGCGGATAGCCGTAGGTGGCGGCATCCACGTCCGCCGCCTGGGCGACGCCGAGCAAACCAGGTAAGAGCGCGCCCAGCAGGGCGACGACGCGCAACGGATGACGCATGGACAGAGTCCTTTCAGGGGGCTGAGAGCGTTAGTAAGACAACGGCCCTTGGATAGGTTGCATCGACAGCCGCCGCTTTTTGCGAGGCGTCGATTACAGAGGGCTCCGTGCTTGCCGTCAAGCGACAGTCGTTGTCGCGATAAGTGCGGTTGCTGTCGCTAAGGGTTCGCTGCACGTCGCGGGGATGGCAGTGCCGATCTTTCGGAATCCGAATGATTGGGGTAGGGCATTCGCCCGAATTCCACTGCGAGAGGACTGCTGCATGAGCATGGTGAAGAAACTGTTAGGGATTGGACTCGGTGTCGCGCTCACCACGGCCATGGGTATTGCCCAGGCGGCGGCCAAGCCCGAGATCACCATCGGTTATGTCGATGGCTGGGCGGACAGCGTGGCTACCACGTTCACCGCGGCTACCGTGATTCGTGAAAAGCTGGGCTATGAGGTCAAGCTGATGCCGGTCGCGGCCGGTATCATGTGGCAGGGCGTTGCCCGCGGCAAACTGGACGCCATGCTGTCCGCCTGGCTACCGGTCACCCATGGCGCCTATTACGACAAGATGAAGGACCAGGTGGTCGATCTGGGCGTCAATACCCCCGACGCCAAGATCGGCCTGATCGTGCCCGAATACGTCAAGATCAACAGCATCGCCGATCTGGAAGCCCAGAAAGCCGAGTTCGGTGGTCGGATTATCGGTATCGATGCCGGCGCTGGGGTCATGCTCAAGGCCGACCAGGCAATCAAGGACTACGGTCTGGACTACAAGCTGGTTGCCAGCTCGGGTAGCGGCATGATCGCCGAGCTGACCCGTGCCGAGAAAGACCAGAAGCCGGTCGTGGTCACCGGCTGGATACCGCATTGGATGTTCGCCAAGTGGAAGCTCAAGTTCCTTGAAGATCCCAAGGGTGTCTTCGGTGGTTCCGAGCATGTGGATACCGTCGCCAACCCTGCCCTGGAAGCCAAGGCCAAGCCGGTCTGGGACTTCCTGAAGAAGTTCGCCTGGAAGCCGGGTCAGGTCAACGAGGTGATGCTGGCGATCGAAGAAGGCCAGACGCCTGAAGCCGCCGCCAAGGCCTGGGTCGCTGCCCACCCGGAAGAGGTCAAGTCCTGGGTGCAGTAAGGACCAAGGTAATAAAAAACGGGCCCTCGGGCTAATGCCGATCAGTTAAGGAAAAACGCCGCGTTCTTGCGAAGAGAACGCGGCGTTTTTTGTGGCTTCCAGGGTGGTCAGAACCATTGGATGGACTGCAATCGGGGCTTAACTGACTGGCATTAGCCCTTGGGCCCGTTTTTGCGTCAGCTGTGCAACTGCTCGGCAGCGTACAGCGTGTTTTCCAGCAGGCAGGCGCGTGTCATGGGACCAACGCCGCCGGGCACTGGTGTGATCCAGCTGGCTCGTTCGCGGGCGCTCTCGTATTCCACGTCTCCTACCAGGCGACCGTCGGCTTGGCGGTTGATGCCCACGTCAATGACGATGGCGCCTGGCTTGATCCATTCGCCTTTGACCAGGTCCGGCTTG
The window above is part of the Pseudomonas oryzihabitans genome. Proteins encoded here:
- a CDS encoding serine/threonine protein kinase; translated protein: MRHPLRVVALLGALLPGLLGVAQAADVDAATYGYPLINPFEATITTTPEALRPELPKNSSIDQDEYTINLRPERQYQLPDNFWPVKKFHYILARQSHPAPLIFIIAGTGANYAASTVDYLKRLYYSAGYHVVQVSSPTSWDFMASASRTATPGYTPQDAEDLYRAMQAIRAQHPKLPVTEYFLTGYSLGGLDAAFVAQLDESMRSFNFKRVLMVNPPVNLLTSVRNLDRLVQTEVKGVTNTRTFYELILAKLTRYFREKGYVDFNDAVVQDLQDSPERLSNEEMAMLIGSVFRFSAADISFTADLINRRGLITPPNYPITEGTSLTPFLARSLQCDFDCYMTEQVLPFWQKAFKGHAVSQLAYQSSLPALEDYLRTSKKIGVMHNADDIILGPGDLGFLRKTFGDRLTVYPYGGHCGNINYRVNANAMLEFFARG
- a CDS encoding glycine betaine ABC transporter substrate-binding protein, coding for MSMVKKLLGIGLGVALTTAMGIAQAAAKPEITIGYVDGWADSVATTFTAATVIREKLGYEVKLMPVAAGIMWQGVARGKLDAMLSAWLPVTHGAYYDKMKDQVVDLGVNTPDAKIGLIVPEYVKINSIADLEAQKAEFGGRIIGIDAGAGVMLKADQAIKDYGLDYKLVASSGSGMIAELTRAEKDQKPVVVTGWIPHWMFAKWKLKFLEDPKGVFGGSEHVDTVANPALEAKAKPVWDFLKKFAWKPGQVNEVMLAIEEGQTPEAAAKAWVAAHPEEVKSWVQ